From the Xylocopa sonorina isolate GNS202 chromosome 9, iyXylSono1_principal, whole genome shotgun sequence genome, the window TATGTACAATGATTAAGATATGTAAGATCTCAAAATGAAATCTTTGATTGGAACTGAAATAAATTGTCTGATGTATACTCCTATTTGCATATTTTGATCCTTACTATAAATTATGAATAATGAATTCAACAAATGAGGGCTGTCATCTCAGCTTACTATAAGATTTAGAAAAGAATTAAACTAGatacaaatttttcctatttgaaTCATTaactaattccatgcaacgtcaTCTTTTTGAAAATACTGATTACTTTCTACCTTCTATACATCTGTACGATTTTTCTCACAGTGACAAATTTAACAAGAAATATAAATCTACATTAATAAAAAGGAAACGAaaggtgcaatttatttatttcgactaTTGCAAtgataaatgaaaataaaattgttaCTTGATCATGGAAAAATCCCAAAAtatgaataaaagaaaaatatttgcaaaattattCTATTCGAATTTATAAGCAGAGACAGCCCTAAACGTGTTTTAACTTGAACTTTGTAGTACGCGATCTTTGACGTTATATTTTCAAATGACAACGAAATGTTACATTTGAAAATATAACATTTTTTATATATCTGAAATGTACATGATTATCATATAAAAACGTACTTACAAAATAATACGCCGGTTGTTGTTGCATCACAGGAATTGGGAACTTAGGAACAGGATCGAATTGAGACGGAGGAGTCTCTCTTTGAGGTAGGGCTTTGAAGAGAGATTTCTTTGCTCGAGGAACTGATGCGAGTGACACACTAGTAAGATTGGCAGAGATAGTATCTGTAGGAAGAGCAGGGCTTCCATCTAATGTTCCCTCCTCTGTTTTCTTACTTGCCGACTTTTGCTTCGGCGGCCGTGTTACTAGCGCCGATATTTTCGCCAACTCCGGACTTGGCTCCCGTTTTGTCTCATCCTCAGGTTTCTTCAGCAGTGTCTTTATAGTTCTATAACACATTTccctaataatataatatatgcaTTATTAAATACAATTGTTTGTACTCAACATTGAACACATAATACACTACTCtttaatgaaaataaataagaaTTAATTAGCAACATAAACAAAAGATAAAGCAAGTCAATAAGAATTGTCATCTAATGAGAACTTGCCAACTTCAACAACTCTATCAGAGACTATTGTATTTAACACTAAACATTTTACACTAAAATCCACATATAATGAGTTCATTTAGATGATTATTCTCATTGATAAGATTTTAAAAAATGTAAGAAACCAGTCAATTgctaagaaaaagaaaaaaaagaaatactaaGAGCTTACATTTTCTTCATTGGAGCAGTGTCTGGTGTTGGTGGTCTTGGAGAAGCTGTTCCTAATTTTAGAGTTATTTTTGGTACAGCTTCAGAACTTTTATCTTCTTTCTACAATAAAACGATATTAAGGCATCAATTTCTTAATTTCGTATTCTATATCTTACAAAAATGATAGAGAAGTGAAGTAACAATAATTATAAATGGTAACTTTTGTACCTCTTTCTCTTTTCGCttatctttcttttctttcttttctttaattttctctattttttcCTTCTTATCAATTTTATCTTTCTTCTCTTTTATTTTCTCTCCTTTCTCTTTGTGCTTCTCTTTCTTatccttctttttctttaatttatcttttttctcctttttatgCTCCTTTGATTTCTGAAAATAAAACCTCTTATATATTCCCTTACATAAACCCCTGTATTCTAAAGAAGAACCCCTCTCAATGCGAAAGAAGAATTTAAATAATTGGTAAAGTAGACAATTACCTTGTCATTCTTATCCTGCTTTTCGACTTTAGGATTTTTCGAAGGTAATAACGGCACGATAGGTACTTGTGCGGGATACGTAACTGGTGCTGCGAGTGCAGATGATAAAGGCGGTGCAATGGTACTTGTAGGAACTGGCGGAGGTATCTCTTTCTCCTGTTTAATCGCCTTCGATTTatcccctttctctttctccggTTTCTCATGTTTTGTCATCGAAGGTGTCGCTTCGATGGAGGCAGATGTCGGTGGGAGTTTTTCACGATCGAGAGACTTAGTTTTCGGTGCGGTCGGGAAATCATCTGATTTTGGTGGTAAGTTTAAAAATCGAGATGGCAATGGCAAGTTTGGCATTGCCGGATGTGGGCCGGCATTGCCTCTTCCTAAAGGCAACGGAAATCTGTGGAACATGGGATGAGGTATTAGACCGGGTGCAGGCGGGAATGTTGGGAAAAAAGGAAACGGAAGCGTTGGTGGGAACGCTGGCTCTTTGGGGATCTGGGGTTCAGGTGCCTGCGGAGTTTTTGGTCGATCGAGTATATCCAATTCTGGCGCATCGTTGACAAGCTTTGTCTGAAAAACGGTAACCGCATATCGGCGATGTCTTTCGGCCTCTTCTCCGAGCAATAGTGCTCGTATACGAGCCATTCCACGTCAAATCAATTAGGGAAATTAAAGTATGTACGTAAAACTTCAACATTCTAATTCGGTTCTTGAGACACTCGATGtcgacgtttcgaagaaataaaaaaaaaaaccttgCACGAATCTACTTCTTTAGATGATTAGAAACTATTGTGATGAACTACAAAATACTGTATGATTCGATCTGGAATGGTTTGTACGTATGAATGTACGGGTGCACTTGTGTTAATATCACGTAACGTTACATACAGAAATCAACGTACCTTCTTTGGGCTAACGCAATGCTTTGGGCTTCTTGATTTTAATTCCCTCTTCTTGTTGatcttttctttcctctttttcttaTGATCCGTAGGGGTCGTTGGCATATTTAATTCTGGAGTTCTTGGCGTGCTGGGAGTTCCCGGTGGCGACATATCGTCAAATATGTAAACATCCGGTCCTGGACTTTGCAAATCAATCGATTCACCTACATCTGGTTGAATATGGACGTCCGGTGTGTGCGGAGTTTTCTTTTCCTCTCGTTTCGTATCGTTATCCCCGCGTTGTGCTTGCTTCTCAATGTTTTCATCGATCACTAAACCTGGTGAACTTTCCCTCGAGTCAAGCTCTTTGTATTTATGTTGTTCCATTGTCTCCGCTTTCTCTTTATCCTCGCGTGGTTTCGAGATCTTTTTAAAGATGTTCAATTTTTGCTTGTCTGGTTCCGATGGAAGTTTATCGATATTGTCCTCTTTCCTCTCATTCGATGGCGATGACCCGCTAGTAAGATCGACCACTTTCTCCGGTTTCGTCTTTGGTTGTGTGCTTTTTTGCAATTTCGGGCTACCAACCGTCTTCGGTGATATTAATTTAGGAGTAGACGGCCTACTCGATGAGCTAGGCATGGTACTTTGTAATTTTCCACCTCCCGGCTTTAACGGTTTCAATTTAGCAGATTCCTTCATGGCGGCTAACTTTTTTATCCTGTTGTCGTCTATCTTGTCCGGTTTAAATAATTCTTTAGCGCGGTTCTTTTTCTTGTTCTCTTTGTCAAGTTTGCAATCCTCTGATGCTTTCTTTATGATCTTCTTCGGTTTCTTGTCATACTTCAGTTCCGGGGGTACCATGGGATAAGAACTAGGCTGTGGTGAATCTGAACGAGTCTGGTGAGGTGTCCTTGCCTCGGGTAGCTTCCCTTCCCGAGCAGGGGATAAAAAACCTGAAGTAGTCATCATCACACTGTGGATCTCACGTAATGGCCTACCCTCTTCTAACACTTTCACACGTTTTACTATGGGGCTTTCGAATGAAATAGGATCCCCTGGTCGCTTAAAAACTACTTGAGGTGATATTGCATGAGGAGACACATTGATGGAACTGTTGCTCGATGTTCCATTACTCAACGTTAAGTCAGACGATCTATTCATTAAATTTTCAGTTTTCTCTGCTACATATTCTTCTGCAAGATAACAATTCATTTATTATCTCTACATCATAATAGTTTCATGAAGTTTGTATATCAGGCATAAACATAGGTTTGTGCAAATAACTATTTCATTAATCAATGATAATTGATTCTCTTAAAGAAAATTGATATTACatggcaaatgaatgtaagtaatcTCCTAGGAATCTTTCATATAATTATGATATACTTTACCTTCGGTGTCAGGATACATAGCCGGTAGATGTTCGTGTACATGTACTGGCCTCGTTACAACTTCCCTACTCCCGGGTTTTAAAAAGTTCAAATGATTTTCATGTCGAATTGGAAATTTTGGCACTGCCACCGGACATGATACTGAATCTACATTCTTAATATATTCTGCTAATTCTTGTATATCAATATTCATATGTCGAAATGCTAAACCTAGGTCATTAAGATTTGCTTCCGTCCTTCCCACTGAAAACACATTTGTAATGGTATATCATAAAAGTCAATAAAAAGAGACTTGTATACAATATATGTATCAGCATACAGTTATAAAATTATTTGCAAATTATTGCTCGAGTTACTTACAAATTTCTGCATATTGATGGGTTAGCTTTGAGATACGCAAAATGTATTCTTGCATAAGATCGACCATAAATTCTAAGGGTGTAGAGTTAATCGAGTGCCATCCGATCGTTTGACAAATTTGAGCAACCACCATTCTtaaaacacttctgctatattCTGTTGACATTTTCAGCTAGGAAAGAAAGGAATAATTAATGTTTACTTATTCACAACGAGAGCAAGATAGCGTACGAAATAATATTGTAAGGAGTATTTCTAAAAAATCTTTTGGTAAAATATAGTAAGATCTTATAGATTATTTTAACTATGAGATCTATAAGAGAATTAATTGCGAGGAAAATTTTCCTCCTTACTTACCAACGTAAAAGAAATTGTACAGGTTCCTAACTCTTCCGACTCAACAATCTAAAACGCGTACATTTCTACTACACTACTTCGTTCAGCACTTCGATGTTAAGTTGTGCGACTCATTCCGGTAATAACGCATATCTTATTTACGAGACGTAACGAAGTGTAAATAACACAACGGGCATAAAATGCAATACACTCTTGGTACCTTCACATCTTCTTTCCAACGTATTTTTAATCCTTCGTAACCATTGATGCATATTACACACCATATACCATAATGGCGGAAAATATCTTTAGTCATAGAAGTAAAAAAAAGTAGTGTTGTCTTAATTCCGTTTGAACTCATTTACGTTCAACCGGATGATTTCGACAGATTTATGCTTTGAATAGctcttatcattattattacatTATTTATTGTATACATTTAAAACGATATCATTGCGTGGATGTAATTTTACGTAACCATAAATTAACTGTATAACAAAGATTACTACGAAGCATGTAATCCTTACAACGGCGCTATTTTCTCTTTTATGGAGAAATGCAAGAGAATTACATTCCATGTTTGTTAATTTTGCACGAATTATAAAAAAGTGCTAACAATGTCAATATTTTAATCTATTTACATTAAATCCATAGACTAATGTAAAGAGAAAATTGCTCAGATGGGTGTATGGATTTTATTAGTATGTATCGCACAAAAGCATACCAATAGTCGCCTAACGAGAAACGACGGCACCAGATAGAGCCACTTCGCATTGGACTATAGCGACATCTACTTCCGGTAAATCGTTCCGCCAAAAATGCACTTCCTGCGAAAGCGGTTTTCCGCCAAAAAATAAAAATGCCTGGCGACCTCGATTCTTGtaatacaaacgccatttctctcTTCGTTCTTAAGAAAATCTCATTCGttgaaaaaaaagaagcgaaataGAATGTTACTTCTCCTCCttgttttttg encodes:
- the Taf3 gene encoding TBP-associated factor 3 isoform X1, with the protein product MSTEYSRSVLRMVVAQICQTIGWHSINSTPLEFMVDLMQEYILRISKLTHQYAEILGRTEANLNDLGLAFRHMNIDIQELAEYIKNVDSVSCPVAVPKFPIRHENHLNFLKPGSREVVTRPVHVHEHLPAMYPDTEEEYVAEKTENLMNRSSDLTLSNGTSSNSSINVSPHAISPQVVFKRPGDPISFESPIVKRVKVLEEGRPLREIHSVMMTTSGFLSPAREGKLPEARTPHQTRSDSPQPSSYPMVPPELKYDKKPKKIIKKASEDCKLDKENKKKNRAKELFKPDKIDDNRIKKLAAMKESAKLKPLKPGGGKLQSTMPSSSSRPSTPKLISPKTVGSPKLQKSTQPKTKPEKVVDLTSGSSPSNERKEDNIDKLPSEPDKQKLNIFKKISKPREDKEKAETMEQHKYKELDSRESSPGLVIDENIEKQAQRGDNDTKREEKKTPHTPDVHIQPDVGESIDLQSPGPDVYIFDDMSPPGTPSTPRTPELNMPTTPTDHKKKRKEKINKKRELKSRSPKHCVSPKKTKLVNDAPELDILDRPKTPQAPEPQIPKEPAFPPTLPFPFFPTFPPAPGLIPHPMFHRFPLPLGRGNAGPHPAMPNLPLPSRFLNLPPKSDDFPTAPKTKSLDREKLPPTSASIEATPSMTKHEKPEKEKGDKSKAIKQEKEIPPPVPTSTIAPPLSSALAAPVTYPAQVPIVPLLPSKNPKVEKQDKNDKKSKEHKKEKKDKLKKKKDKKEKHKEKGEKIKEKKDKIDKKEKIEKIKEKKEKKDKRKEKEVQKLPFKEDKSSEAVPKITLKLGTASPRPPTPDTAPMKKMEMCYRTIKTLLKKPEDETKREPSPELAKISALVTRPPKQKSASKKTEEGTLDGSPALPTDTISANLTSVSLASVPRAKKSLFKALPQRETPPSQFDPVPKFPIPVMQQQPAYYFRRKQMQLLKRMMLRKTKKMAGSRCPQHQPLLWIKVVLKFGYVLDVVIKMMAHLWLVATIAMHGTIGSALACKYHQRITTIGIVRSV
- the Taf3 gene encoding TBP-associated factor 3 isoform X3 translates to MSTEYSRSVLRMVVAQICQTIGWHSINSTPLEFMVDLMQEYILRISKLTHQYAEILGRTEANLNDLGLAFRHMNIDIQELAEYIKNVDSVSCPVAVPKFPIRHENHLNFLKPGSREVVTRPVHVHEHLPAMYPDTEEEYVAEKTENLMNRSSDLTLSNGTSSNSSINVSPHAISPQVVFKRPGDPISFESPIVKRVKVLEEGRPLREIHSVMMTTSGFLSPAREGKLPEARTPHQTRSDSPQPSSYPMVPPELKYDKKPKKIIKKASEDCKLDKENKKKNRAKELFKPDKIDDNRIKKLAAMKESAKLKPLKPGGGKLQSTMPSSSSRPSTPKLISPKTVGSPKLQKSTQPKTKPEKVVDLTSGSSPSNERKEDNIDKLPSEPDKQKLNIFKKISKPREDKEKAETMEQHKYKELDSRESSPGLVIDENIEKQAQRGDNDTKREEKKTPHTPDVHIQPDVGESIDLQSPGPDVYIFDDMSPPGTPSTPRTPELNMPTTPTDHKKKRKEKINKKRELKSRSPKHCVSPKKTKLVNDAPELDILDRPKTPQAPEPQIPKEPAFPPTLPFPFFPTFPPAPGLIPHPMFHRFPLPLGRGNAGPHPAMPNLPLPSRFLNLPPKSDDFPTAPKTKSLDREKLPPTSASIEATPSMTKHEKPEKEKGDKSKAIKQEKEIPPPVPTSTIAPPLSSALAAPVTYPAQVPIVPLLPSKNPKVEKQDKNDKKSKEHKKEKKDKLKKKKDKKEKHKEKGEKIKEKKDKIDKKEKIEKIKEKKEKKDKRKEKEKEDKSSEAVPKITLKLGTASPRPPTPDTAPMKKMEMCYRTIKTLLKKPEDETKREPSPELAKISALVTRPPKQKSASKKTEEGTLDGSPALPTDTISANLTSVSLASVPRAKKSLFKALPQRETPPSQFDPVPKFPIPVMQQQPAYYFRRKQMQLLKRMMLRKTKKMAGSRCPQHQPLLWIKVVLKFGYVLDVVIKMMAHLWLVATIAMHGTIGSALACKYHQRITTIGIVRSV
- the Taf3 gene encoding TBP-associated factor 3 isoform X2; protein product: MSTEYSRSVLRMVVAQICQTIGWHSINSTPLEFMVDLMQEYILRISKLTHQYAEILGRTEANLNDLGLAFRHMNIDIQELAEYIKNVDSVSCPVAVPKFPIRHENHLNFLKPGSREVVTRPVHVHEHLPAMYPDTEEEYVAEKTENLMNRSSDLTLSNGTSSNSSINVSPHAISPQVVFKRPGDPISFESPIVKRVKVLEEGRPLREIHSVMMTTSGFLSPAREGKLPEARTPHQTRSDSPQPSSYPMVPPELKYDKKPKKIIKKASEDCKLDKENKKKNRAKELFKPDKIDDNRIKKLAAMKESAKLKPLKPGGGKLQSTMPSSSSRPSTPKLISPKTVGSPKLQKSTQPKTKPEKVVDLTSGSSPSNERKEDNIDKLPSEPDKQKLNIFKKISKPREDKEKAETMEQHKYKELDSRESSPGLVIDENIEKQAQRGDNDTKREEKKTPHTPDVHIQPDVGESIDLQSPGPDVYIFDDMSPPGTPSTPRTPELNMPTTPTDHKKKRKEKINKKRELKSRSPKHCVSPKKTKLVNDAPELDILDRPKTPQAPEPQIPKEPAFPPTLPFPFFPTFPPAPGLIPHPMFHRFPLPLGRGNAGPHPAMPNLPLPSRFLNLPPKSDDFPTAPKTKSLDREKLPPTSASIEATPSMTKHEKPEKEKGDKSKAIKQEKEIPPPVPTSTIAPPLSSALAAPVTYPAQVPIVPLLPSKNPKVEKQDKNDKKSKEHKKEKKDKLKKKKDKKEKHKEKGEKIKEKKDKIDKKEKIEKIKEKKEKKDKRKEKEVQKLPFKEDKSSEAVPKITLKLGTASPRPPTPDTAPMKKITIKTLLKKPEDETKREPSPELAKISALVTRPPKQKSASKKTEEGTLDGSPALPTDTISANLTSVSLASVPRAKKSLFKALPQRETPPSQFDPVPKFPIPVMQQQPAYYFRRKQMQLLKRMMLRKTKKMAGSRCPQHQPLLWIKVVLKFGYVLDVVIKMMAHLWLVATIAMHGTIGSALACKYHQRITTIGIVRSV
- the Taf3 gene encoding TBP-associated factor 3 isoform X4 → MSTEYSRSVLRMVVAQICQTIGWHSINSTPLEFMVDLMQEYILRISKLTHQYAEILGRTEANLNDLGLAFRHMNIDIQELAEYIKNVDSVSCPVAVPKFPIRHENHLNFLKPGSREVVTRPVHVHEHLPAMYPDTEEEYVAEKTENLMNRSSDLTLSNGTSSNSSINVSPHAISPQVVFKRPGDPISFESPIVKRVKVLEEGRPLREIHSVMMTTSGFLSPAREGKLPEARTPHQTRSDSPQPSSYPMVPPELKYDKKPKKIIKKASEDCKLDKENKKKNRAKELFKPDKIDDNRIKKLAAMKESAKLKPLKPGGGKLQSTMPSSSSRPSTPKLISPKTVGSPKLQKSTQPKTKPEKVVDLTSGSSPSNERKEDNIDKLPSEPDKQKLNIFKKISKPREDKEKAETMEQHKYKELDSRESSPGLVIDENIEKQAQRGDNDTKREEKKTPHTPDVHIQPDVGESIDLQSPGPDVYIFDDMSPPGTPSTPRTPELNMPTTPTDHKKKRKEKINKKRELKSRSPKHCVSPKKTKLVNDAPELDILDRPKTPQAPEPQIPKEPAFPPTLPFPFFPTFPPAPGLIPHPMFHRFPLPLGRGNAGPHPAMPNLPLPSRFLNLPPKSDDFPTAPKTKSLDREKLPPTSASIEATPSMTKHEKPEKEKGDKSKAIKQEKEIPPPVPTSTIAPPLSSALAAPVTYPAQVPIVPLLPSKNPKVEKQDKNDKKSKEHKKEKKDKLKKKKDKKEKHKEKGEKIKEKKDKIDKKEKIEKIKEKKEKKDKRKEKEVQKLPFKEDKSSEAVPKITLKLGTASPRPPTPDTAPMKKMEMCYRTIKTLLKKPEDETKREPSPELAKISALVTRPPKQKSASKKTEEGTLDGSPALPTDTISANLTSVSLASVPRAKKSLFKALPQRETPPSQFDPVPKFPIPVMQQQPAYYFDQGGTQVWICPGCGNQDDGSPMVGCDDCDAWYHWVCVGMQVPPADNDDWYCPFCIAKKQELHHDKKKKKRKKKVKVTA
- the Taf3 gene encoding TBP-associated factor 3 isoform X6 → MSTEYSRSVLRMVVAQICQTIGWHSINSTPLEFMVDLMQEYILRISKLTHQYAEILGRTEANLNDLGLAFRHMNIDIQELAEYIKNVDSVSCPVAVPKFPIRHENHLNFLKPGSREVVTRPVHVHEHLPAMYPDTEEEYVAEKTENLMNRSSDLTLSNGTSSNSSINVSPHAISPQVVFKRPGDPISFESPIVKRVKVLEEGRPLREIHSVMMTTSGFLSPAREGKLPEARTPHQTRSDSPQPSSYPMVPPELKYDKKPKKIIKKASEDCKLDKENKKKNRAKELFKPDKIDDNRIKKLAAMKESAKLKPLKPGGGKLQSTMPSSSSRPSTPKLISPKTVGSPKLQKSTQPKTKPEKVVDLTSGSSPSNERKEDNIDKLPSEPDKQKLNIFKKISKPREDKEKAETMEQHKYKELDSRESSPGLVIDENIEKQAQRGDNDTKREEKKTPHTPDVHIQPDVGESIDLQSPGPDVYIFDDMSPPGTPSTPRTPELNMPTTPTDHKKKRKEKINKKRELKSRSPKHCVSPKKTKLVNDAPELDILDRPKTPQAPEPQIPKEPAFPPTLPFPFFPTFPPAPGLIPHPMFHRFPLPLGRGNAGPHPAMPNLPLPSRFLNLPPKSDDFPTAPKTKSLDREKLPPTSASIEATPSMTKHEKPEKEKGDKSKAIKQEKEIPPPVPTSTIAPPLSSALAAPVTYPAQVPIVPLLPSKNPKVEKQDKNDKKSKEHKKEKKDKLKKKKDKKEKHKEKGEKIKEKKDKIDKKEKIEKIKEKKEKKDKRKEKEVQKLPFKEDKSSEAVPKITLKLGTASPRPPTPDTAPMKKITIKTLLKKPEDETKREPSPELAKISALVTRPPKQKSASKKTEEGTLDGSPALPTDTISANLTSVSLASVPRAKKSLFKALPQRETPPSQFDPVPKFPIPVMQQQPAYYFDQGGTQVWICPGCGNQDDGSPMVGCDDCDAWYHWVCVGMQVPPADNDDWYCPFCIAKKQELHHDKKKKKRKKKVKVTA
- the Taf3 gene encoding TBP-associated factor 3 isoform X8, yielding MSTEYSRSVLRMVVAQICQTIGWHSINSTPLEFMVDLMQEYILRISKLTHQYAEILGRTEANLNDLGLAFRHMNIDIQELAEYIKNVDSVSCPVAVPKFPIRHENHLNFLKPGSREVVTRPVHVHEHLPAMYPDTEEEYVAEKTENLMNRSSDLTLSNGTSSNSSINVSPHAISPQVVFKRPGDPISFESPIVKRVKVLEEGRPLREIHSVMMTTSGFLSPAREGKLPEARTPHQTRSDSPQPSSYPMVPPELKYDKKPKKIIKKASEDCKLDKENKKKNRAKELFKPDKIDDNRIKKLAAMKESAKLKPLKPGGGKLQSTMPSSSSRPSTPKLISPKTVGSPKLQKSTQPKTKPEKVVDLTSGSSPSNERKEDNIDKLPSEPDKQKLNIFKKISKPREDKEKAETMEQHKYKELDSRESSPGLVIDENIEKQAQRGDNDTKREEKKTPHTPDVHIQPDVGESIDLQSPGPDVYIFDDMSPPGTPSTPRTPELNMPTTPTDHKKKRKEKINKKRELKSRSPKHCVSPKKTKLVNDAPELDILDRPKTPQAPEPQIPKEPAFPPTLPFPFFPTFPPAPGLIPHPMFHRFPLPLGRGNAGPHPAMPNLPLPSRFLNLPPKSDDFPTAPKTKSLDREKLPPTSASIEATPSMTKHEKPEKEKGDKSKAIKQEKEIPPPVPTSTIAPPLSSALAAPVTYPAQVPIVPLLPSKNPKVEKQDKNDKKSKEHKKEKKDKLKKKKDKKEKHKEKGEKIKEKKDKIDKKEKIEKIKEKKEKKDKRKEKEVQKLPFKEDKSSEAVPKITLKLGTASPRPPTPDTAPMKKMEMCYRTIKTLLKKPEDETKREPSPELAKISALVTRPPKQKSASKKTEEGTLDGSPALPTDTISANLTSVSLASVPRAKKSLFKALPQRETPPSQFDPVPKFPIPVMQQQPAYYFLHLSLKYVCRTTFIAYIRFVMYFRVMNINLQNYFQF
- the Taf3 gene encoding TBP-associated factor 3 isoform X5, coding for MSTEYSRSVLRMVVAQICQTIGWHSINSTPLEFMVDLMQEYILRISKLTHQYAEILGRTEANLNDLGLAFRHMNIDIQELAEYIKNVDSVSCPVAVPKFPIRHENHLNFLKPGSREVVTRPVHVHEHLPAMYPDTEEEYVAEKTENLMNRSSDLTLSNGTSSNSSINVSPHAISPQVVFKRPGDPISFESPIVKRVKVLEEGRPLREIHSVMMTTSGFLSPAREGKLPEARTPHQTRSDSPQPSSYPMVPPELKYDKKPKKIIKKASEDCKLDKENKKKNRAKELFKPDKIDDNRIKKLAAMKESAKLKPLKPGGGKLQSTMPSSSSRPSTPKLISPKTVGSPKLQKSTQPKTKPEKVVDLTSGSSPSNERKEDNIDKLPSEPDKQKLNIFKKISKPREDKEKAETMEQHKYKELDSRESSPGLVIDENIEKQAQRGDNDTKREEKKTPHTPDVHIQPDVGESIDLQSPGPDVYIFDDMSPPGTPSTPRTPELNMPTTPTDHKKKRKEKINKKRELKSRSPKHCVSPKKTKLVNDAPELDILDRPKTPQAPEPQIPKEPAFPPTLPFPFFPTFPPAPGLIPHPMFHRFPLPLGRGNAGPHPAMPNLPLPSRFLNLPPKSDDFPTAPKTKSLDREKLPPTSASIEATPSMTKHEKPEKEKGDKSKAIKQEKEIPPPVPTSTIAPPLSSALAAPVTYPAQVPIVPLLPSKNPKVEKQDKNDKKSKEHKKEKKDKLKKKKDKKEKHKEKGEKIKEKKDKIDKKEKIEKIKEKKEKKDKRKEKEKEDKSSEAVPKITLKLGTASPRPPTPDTAPMKKITIKTLLKKPEDETKREPSPELAKISALVTRPPKQKSASKKTEEGTLDGSPALPTDTISANLTSVSLASVPRAKKSLFKALPQRETPPSQFDPVPKFPIPVMQQQPAYYFRRKQMQLLKRMMLRKTKKMAGSRCPQHQPLLWIKVVLKFGYVLDVVIKMMAHLWLVATIAMHGTIGSALACKYHQRITTIGIVRSV
- the Taf3 gene encoding TBP-associated factor 3 isoform X9 codes for the protein MSTEYSRSVLRMVVAQICQTIGWHSINSTPLEFMVDLMQEYILRISKLTHQYAEILGRTEANLNDLGLAFRHMNIDIQELAEYIKNVDSVSCPVAVPKFPIRHENHLNFLKPGSREVVTRPVHVHEHLPAMYPDTEEEYVAEKTENLMNRSSDLTLSNGTSSNSSINVSPHAISPQVVFKRPGDPISFESPIVKRVKVLEEGRPLREIHSVMMTTSGFLSPAREGKLPEARTPHQTRSDSPQPSSYPMVPPELKYDKKPKKIIKKASEDCKLDKENKKKNRAKELFKPDKIDDNRIKKLAAMKESAKLKPLKPGGGKLQSTMPSSSSRPSTPKLISPKTVGSPKLQKSTQPKTKPEKVVDLTSGSSPSNERKEDNIDKLPSEPDKQKLNIFKKISKPREDKEKAETMEQHKYKELDSRESSPGLVIDENIEKQAQRGDNDTKREEKKTPHTPDVHIQPDVGESIDLQSPGPDVYIFDDMSPPGTPSTPRTPELNMPTTPTDHKKKRKEKINKKRELKSRSPKHCVSPKKTKLVNDAPELDILDRPKTPQAPEPQIPKEPAFPPTLPFPFFPTFPPAPGLIPHPMFHRFPLPLGRGNAGPHPAMPNLPLPSRFLNLPPKSDDFPTAPKTKSLDREKLPPTSASIEATPSMTKHEKPEKEKGDKSKAIKQEKEIPPPVPTSTIAPPLSSALAAPVTYPAQVPIVPLLPSKNPKVEKQDKNDKKSKEHKKEKKDKLKKKKDKKEKHKEKGEKIKEKKDKIDKKEKIEKIKEKKEKKDKRKEKEVQKLPFKEDKSSEAVPKITLKLGTASPRPPTPDTAPMKKITIKTLLKKPEDETKREPSPELAKISALVTRPPKQKSAKTKADAALKKDDAKEDKENGRITLPPTPTTTVDQGGTQVWICPGCGNQDDGSPMVGCDDCDAWYHWVCVGMQVPPADNDDWYCPFCIAKKQELHHDKKKKKRKKKVKVTA
- the Taf3 gene encoding TBP-associated factor 3 isoform X7 — translated: MSTEYSRSVLRMVVAQICQTIGWHSINSTPLEFMVDLMQEYILRISKLTHQYAEILGRTEANLNDLGLAFRHMNIDIQELAEYIKNVDSVSCPVAVPKFPIRHENHLNFLKPGSREVVTRPVHVHEHLPAMYPDTEEEYVAEKTENLMNRSSDLTLSNGTSSNSSINVSPHAISPQVVFKRPGDPISFESPIVKRVKVLEEGRPLREIHSVMMTTSGFLSPAREGKLPEARTPHQTRSDSPQPSSYPMVPPELKYDKKPKKIIKKASEDCKLDKENKKKNRAKELFKPDKIDDNRIKKLAAMKESAKLKPLKPGGGKLQSTMPSSSSRPSTPKLISPKTVGSPKLQKSTQPKTKPEKVVDLTSGSSPSNERKEDNIDKLPSEPDKQKLNIFKKISKPREDKEKAETMEQHKYKELDSRESSPGLVIDENIEKQAQRGDNDTKREEKKTPHTPDVHIQPDVGESIDLQSPGPDVYIFDDMSPPGTPSTPRTPELNMPTTPTDHKKKRKEKINKKRELKSRSPKHCVSPKKTKLVNDAPELDILDRPKTPQAPEPQIPKEPAFPPTLPFPFFPTFPPAPGLIPHPMFHRFPLPLGRGNAGPHPAMPNLPLPSRFLNLPPKSDDFPTAPKTKSLDREKLPPTSASIEATPSMTKHEKPEKEKGDKSKAIKQEKEIPPPVPTSTIAPPLSSALAAPVTYPAQVPIVPLLPSKNPKVEKQDKNDKKSKEHKKEKKDKLKKKKDKKEKHKEKGEKIKEKKDKIDKKEKIEKIKEKKEKKDKRKEKEVQKLPFKEDKSSEAVPKITLKLGTASPRPPTPDTAPMKKMEMCYRTIKTLLKKPEDETKREPSPELAKISALVTRPPKQKSAKTKADAALKKDDAKEDKENGRITLPPTPTTTVDQGGTQVWICPGCGNQDDGSPMVGCDDCDAWYHWVCVGMQVPPADNDDWYCPFCIAKKQELHHDKKKKKRKKKVKVTA